The Bacteroidota bacterium genome includes a region encoding these proteins:
- a CDS encoding undecaprenyl-diphosphate phosphatase produces MNWWEAALLGLIQGLTEFLPISSSGHLVLGKYLLGLTDAAADNVTFEVFVHFGTALSILTVYKDRILKIITGTLGALVKPGKIVQSYQENDAFRTAMYILITLVPTGITYIFLKDFFEAKFNDPRFVCGMLFVTGILLLLTLLRKNPQGKMTALKAVVTGIAQSAAMIPGISRSGSTICAALYQNVSPQRAADFSFLMLLPVVLGATLIQGLEILEHGFTLGWAPLVIGTVVAYVSGIIAIKMMLDFVRRGNLQYFAYYCFAAGALGLWLIP; encoded by the coding sequence ATGAATTGGTGGGAAGCGGCGCTGTTAGGACTGATCCAGGGTTTAACCGAGTTTTTACCTATCTCATCTTCAGGTCACCTGGTCCTGGGTAAATACTTGCTGGGGCTGACAGATGCAGCAGCAGACAATGTAACCTTCGAAGTATTTGTCCACTTTGGCACAGCCCTGAGTATTTTGACGGTTTACAAAGACCGCATCTTGAAAATTATTACCGGCACATTGGGCGCACTTGTGAAACCTGGTAAAATTGTGCAGTCCTACCAGGAAAACGACGCGTTTCGAACAGCGATGTATATTCTGATTACGCTTGTGCCAACAGGTATTACCTACATTTTTTTGAAGGACTTCTTCGAAGCAAAGTTTAATGACCCACGCTTTGTTTGCGGGATGTTGTTTGTTACAGGCATTTTGCTGTTGCTCACCTTGTTAAGGAAAAATCCCCAGGGAAAAATGACAGCACTCAAAGCCGTTGTGACCGGCATTGCGCAATCAGCAGCCATGATCCCCGGAATATCGAGATCCGGCTCAACGATCTGCGCTGCGTTGTATCAGAATGTGTCGCCCCAACGGGCTGCCGACTTTTCGTTTCTAATGCTGCTGCCTGTTGTGCTTGGTGCAACCCTGATCCAGGGGCTTGAAATCCTGGAGCACGGATTTACACTGGGATGGGCACCATTGGTGATTGGAACCGTTGTAGCTTATGTATCAGGCATCATCGCCATCAAAATGATGCTCGATTTTGTTCGGCGCGGTAATCTGCAGTATTTTGCCTATTACTGCTTTGCTGCCGGCGCC